A stretch of Arthrobacter sp. NEB 688 DNA encodes these proteins:
- a CDS encoding OB-fold nucleic acid binding domain-containing protein: MTLRERLRDLSRTPLEQDADELQQQSASEGGDDLSALAPRFSACVCGSVRAVTLPPRRSVPALVAEVWDGKGAVNLVWVGRRSIGGIEPGTFVRARGRVTTVRGVQTIFNPAYEILPKQ; encoded by the coding sequence ATGACCCTCCGCGAGCGCCTGCGCGACCTCTCGCGCACGCCGCTGGAGCAGGACGCCGACGAGCTCCAGCAGCAGTCGGCGTCCGAGGGCGGCGACGACCTGTCGGCCCTCGCGCCGCGCTTCTCGGCCTGCGTGTGCGGCTCGGTCCGCGCCGTGACGCTGCCGCCGCGCCGCAGCGTGCCCGCCCTCGTCGCCGAGGTCTGGGACGGCAAGGGCGCGGTCAACCTCGTCTGGGTCGGCCGTCGCTCGATCGGCGGCATCGAGCCGGGGACCTTCGTCCGGGCCCGCGGGCGGGTCACGACGGTCCGGGGCGTGCAGACGATCTTCAACCCGGCCTACGAGATCCTCCCGAAGCAGTGA
- a CDS encoding DUF3159 domain-containing protein yields the protein MSAATPAPAAETVEALIRHRLSVALGGWRGSVETALPTVVFVVAWSVTDHDVKVAAITAIGVALVLAVLRLVQRSSLQHVLGAVLATGIAAFFALRSGEAQDAFLPGILTSAGFLVATVVSILTRWPAVGFIVGAGDPRAAEDPFGWRRDAGMVRVCVRLTWVLVALYVIRLAVMVPLYLGEQVALLGVAKVVLGWPLWVGGIAVMGWLLVSGHTPLEPGRGPAAGDGADEPLAGRDA from the coding sequence GTGAGCGCCGCCACGCCTGCGCCCGCGGCCGAGACCGTCGAGGCGCTGATCCGCCACCGCCTCTCGGTGGCGCTCGGCGGGTGGCGTGGCTCGGTCGAGACCGCCCTGCCCACGGTCGTCTTCGTCGTCGCGTGGTCGGTGACCGACCACGACGTCAAGGTCGCGGCGATCACGGCGATCGGCGTGGCGCTCGTCCTCGCGGTGCTGCGCCTCGTCCAGCGCTCCTCGCTCCAGCACGTGCTGGGGGCGGTCCTCGCGACCGGCATCGCGGCGTTCTTCGCGCTGCGCTCCGGCGAGGCCCAGGACGCCTTCCTGCCCGGCATCCTCACGAGCGCCGGCTTCCTCGTCGCGACGGTCGTCTCGATCCTCACCCGCTGGCCCGCCGTCGGCTTCATCGTCGGCGCCGGGGACCCCCGCGCCGCCGAGGACCCGTTCGGCTGGCGCCGCGACGCCGGGATGGTCCGCGTCTGCGTCCGGCTCACGTGGGTGCTCGTCGCGCTCTACGTCATCCGGCTCGCCGTCATGGTGCCGCTCTACCTCGGCGAGCAGGTGGCGCTGCTGGGTGTCGCCAAGGTCGTCCTCGGCTGGCCGCTGTGGGTGGGCGGGATCGCCGTCATGGGCTGGCTGCTCGTCTCGGGCCACACCCCGCTGGAGCCCGGTCGCGGGCCCGCCGCGGGCGACGGCGCCGACGAGCCGCTGGCCGGTCGCGACGCCTGA